A stretch of Camelina sativa cultivar DH55 chromosome 18, Cs, whole genome shotgun sequence DNA encodes these proteins:
- the LOC104762384 gene encoding microtubule-associated protein RP/EB family member 1B has product MTTNIGMMDSAYFVGRNEILSWINDRLHLNLSRIEEAASGAVQCQMLDMTFPGVVPMHKVNFEAKNEYEMIQNYKVMQEVFTKLKITKPLEVNRLVKGRPLDNLEFLQWLKRFCDSINGGIMNENYNPVERRSRGGREKSVKGSSKISKSLQTNNMHHPPVTTSNKPSGPKQAKSHAIGGGSNSSAEVQALSKEIEDLKVSVDLLEKERDFYFSKLRDTEILCQTPELEDLPIVVAVKKILYATDANESALEEAQECLNQSLGLEADEEEGKEEEEEEEAAATESQT; this is encoded by the exons ATGACGACGAACATTGGGATGATGGATAGTGCTTACTTTGTTGGAAGGAATGAGATTCTGAGTTGGATCAATGACAGGCTTCATCTCAATCTCTCTCGTATCGAagag GCTGCATCCGGTGCTGTGCAATGTCAAATGTTGGACATGACCTTCCCAGGAGTTGTGCCAATGCACAAG GTTAATTTTGAAGCAAAGAACGAGTACGAGATGATACAAAACTACAAGGTCATGCAAgaagtcttcaccaaattgaaGATTACAAAG CCACTGGAGGTCAACAGGCTTGTAAAAGGCCGGCCACTAGACAACTTGGAGTTTCTACAATGGCTGAAGCGTTTTTGCGATTCTATAAACGGCGGCATTATGAATGA GAATTATAATCCAGTTGAACGAAGATCAAGAGGTGGCAGAGAGAAAAGTGTAAAGGGATCTAGTAAGATCTCAAAGTCATTGCAAACAAACAATATGCATCACCCTCCTGTGACTACTTCCAACAAACCATCTG GTCCCAAGCAAGCAAAATCACATGCAATTGGAGGGGGGAGCAACTCATCAGCCGAAGTGCAAGCTCTGTCAAAGGAG ATAGAAGATCTCAAGGTCTCAGTCGATCTcttggaaaaagaaagagatttttaCTTCTCTAAGCTCCGGGACACAGAGATACTCTGCCAGACTCCTGAACTCGAGGATCTTCCC ATAGTGGTAGCAGTTAAGAAGATATTATATGCAACCGATGCAAATGAATCTGCACTAGAAGAAGCTCAAGAGTGCCTAAACCAGTCTCTGGGACTTGaggctgatgaagaagaaggaaaggaaga
- the LOC104762383 gene encoding HVA22-like protein b: protein MSSGIGSLVKVIFKNFDVIAGPVISLVYPLYASVKAIESRTHGDDKQWLTYWALYSLIKLFELTFYGLIDWIPLYPYAKLALTSWLVLPGLSGAAYLYEHYVRSFLLSPHTVNVWYVPAKKDDGDLGAAAGRFTPANDSGAPQEKIVSSVDTSAKYVGHSAFDDTYSY, encoded by the exons ATGAGTTCCGGTATCGGAAGTTTAGTGAAAGTCATCTTTAAGAACTTCGATGTCATCGCTGG ACCTGTGATTAGCTTGGTTTATCCTCT ATACGCGTCAGTGAAAGCAATAGAGTCGAGGACTCATGGAGACGACAAGCAATGGTTGACGTATTGGGCTCTCTATTCACTTATCAAACTCTTTGAGCTCACTTTCTACGGACTCATCGATTG GATCCCACTATATCCTTACGCTAAGCTAGCCCTAACAAGTTGGTTGGTCTTACCGGGCTTGAGCGGCGCTGCTTATCTCTACGAGCACTATGTGCGTTCATTCCTTTTAAGCCCACATACTGTTAATGTATGGTACGTGCCAGCCAAGAAGGATGACGGTGACTTAGGAGCAGCTGCTGGCAGATTTACTCCGGCAAATGATTCCGGTGCGCCTCAAGAGAAGATTGTGAGCTCG GTGGATACATCAGCAAAATACGTTGGTCACTCGGCCTTTGATGACACCTATAGCTACTAG